The sequence below is a genomic window from Acidobacteriota bacterium.
GGCGGCGGGTCTCCCCCTCCGAGAGCTCCAATCGCTCGTGACGATGCCCCGAGCCAAGACCCGGCCAGGAATCGCCTTTGGCGTGTTGAGCTACCGGGGTCGGACGGCGGAAACCCTCGAGATAGCTGCGCCAGAAGTCCTCGTCCTCATCCACCTCCCGCTCCTTCAGCCAGCGGATGAAGTTGCGGTAGGGCTGCACGGCGGGTAGATCCGGTTCCTCGCCGCGGCGGAAAGCCTCGTAGCAGCGCACCACTTCGGTGAGCACGGTGGTGCTGCACCAGGCGTCCACCACCAAGTGGTAAACCGTCCACAGCACGCGGTAAGACCGCTCCCCCAGGCGCAACACATGAACCCGCATCAGCGGTGCCTGGCGCAGATCGAAGCCGCGCTGCCGGTCTTCCCGCAGGAAAGCCTCCAGCTGAGCCTTCTGCACCTTCGGCGACAGCTGCCGCCAGTCGTGAGATTCGAAGTCCAGGGTGGCGTGACGGTAGACCACCTGCAGCGGCTTGGACAGCCCCTGCCACAGAAACCCCGTGCGCAGCGCCGGGTGTCGATCCACCACCCGCTGCCAAGCCGCCCGGAAGGGGCCTTCCTCGAGCTCGCCGAGGATGGTGCACAGCGTCTGATCGAGGTACAGCCGATCTTCCGGTGCCGAGAGGATGTGGAAGAGCATTCCCTGCTGCATGGGCGAGAGGGTGTACAGATCTTCGACATCGACTCCGGGAGCGCCGGCAGGGCCCTCGGAGGCGATCAGCCCCCCCCGCTCTACCGGCCGATGGGTAGAGTCCTGAACATCCGACGATGCCTGCACATTCGACGATGTTGAATCCATGGTCTTCATGGAGGTGGCCTCCAAACATGCTCCGAACGGCCACAGCCGCTACAGATGGCAGAGCCGAGAACGATGAGAACCGATCCGAGATCGCGGATCCGTCGAGACCGCGGGTCTTCCGAGATCAGAACTACAGATCAGATCAAGAGAGAGTGAAGCCCTCAGGGCGGGGGGGAAACACGATCCGGGGTGGCCTCACTAATTAGCTACCTTCACTGATAATCGGTGTCTAAGAATCGACCAACCGGGACAGGAGTTTGTTGCAACAAGATGACTCGCGTATTGATATAATTCGCTTTCATAAATAGACAGGAAAGCTCATTCGCCATTTTCGCCGTCTTCTTGCTCCGCGGTTCCCAGGACCGCGGTGGTGGTGGCTTCGAGGTGCTGACGTGCCTGAGCCTCGCTCAAAGTCTCCACTCGATTCAGGATGGCCTGCAGCTGGCGAGCCGAAGGTCTTCGGCTGCGCGGCGCGGGCAGCCGCTGGACGTCGATCTTGCCGCTGGTGGTGAGCGGCATTTCCTCCACCGAGATCACCCGTCGGGGAACCATGAAGCGGGGCAACCGCTGGTGTAGGTACTCGCGAAGCCGCGCCGGCCGCACCAGAGAGCCTCCGGCGGGTAAGACGTAGGCCACCAACTCCTGCCGCTTCTCGGCCAGCTCGTTCCCCTGGCCATCCTCGGTCGCCACCACGCTCCGCAGCACCACCACCGCCTGCGCCACCTCCGGATGTTCCTCCAGAGCCGACGCCACCTCTCCCAACTCGATGCGGTAGCCGTGGAGCTTGACTTGCCGGTCGCGGCGCCCGAGGAAGCGCAGGCGTCCGCGGGCATCCCAGCGCACCAGGTCGCCGGTGCGGTAGAGCCGGTCCCCTGGAGAATCCTCGGTGCACCAGGGATCCGGCACGAAACGGTCGGCGGTGAGGCCAGGGCGCCGGAGATAGCCCCGGGCCAGCCCTTCCCCACCGATGAACAGCTCTCCTACCACTCCCGTGGGCACCGGCCGCCGATGGGCGTCCAGCACGTAGAAACGGGTGTGAGCCAAGGGCCGACCGATGGCCACCGGCGCCTCCACCTCCTCCACCCGTTGCGCCGACGACCACACGGTGGTCTCGGTGGGACCGTAGAGATTCCACACATCCCCGGTGGCCAGGAGCTCCTTGGCCAGATCCGGCGGCAGAGCT
It includes:
- a CDS encoding condensation domain-containing protein gives rise to the protein MKTMDSTSSNVQASSDVQDSTHRPVERGGLIASEGPAGAPGVDVEDLYTLSPMQQGMLFHILSAPEDRLYLDQTLCTILGELEEGPFRAAWQRVVDRHPALRTGFLWQGLSKPLQVVYRHATLDFESHDWRQLSPKVQKAQLEAFLREDRQRGFDLRQAPLMRVHVLRLGERSYRVLWTVYHLVVDAWCSTTVLTEVVRCYEAFRRGEEPDLPAVQPYRNFIRWLKEREVDEDEDFWRSYLEGFRRPTPVAQHAKGDSWPGLGSGHRHERLELSEGETRRLKELARERHLTLGTLIQGAWGLLLSYRSEQEDVVFGTTVSGRPAELPGATETVGLFINTLPHRLRVEPRAELMPWLREIQQRQLEVREREQTPLHRIQSWSELEGASSLFHSIVVFLNVADLAQQDTGSLYIKDMRYVGRPHLPLTVNVFPGRQLSVEMVYEVRRFRWAEVRRWLDQLETLLQSMAEYPEATLGEILETLRTHEQERRSDQRRRRRDSNSGMLRITRPVAVKLTDIDPPSSSS